A genomic segment from Limosilactobacillus sp. encodes:
- a CDS encoding phage portal protein, producing the protein MSLFNNWFSKKTTATGGDPVLDALVSISSDDPYAYVSPSNLRNSDVFTAINVIASDIASNPVLCDTDVINKMINSSPNETMDGFHFKYALAANMLLNGNSFAEILPNHNLRFIPNNQMVVSQDTITGKLKYTYSPNGSVKQVIPPSKVLHFKYFTIDGVAGLSPLYALKDELGVQNAGNKLLLNFFNNGIHGTTVVKVNQADLNPNSINNIRKKFDDANSGANSMKTVVVDDSMDVSSLSLNTDVLKLVNSNDWTTRQIAKVFGLPVEKLGLENEHSNQQQSNLQYLQSTLQHYFDCFTSELSKKFGKDFTFNTDKLLSLDPATIQQQAIDGYNNGLLTRNEARSKLGLPPTSDGDSFNDDSEKGMNENNGRSPIND; encoded by the coding sequence ATGAGTTTATTTAATAACTGGTTCAGTAAAAAGACAACGGCAACTGGTGGTGATCCAGTTCTTGATGCACTTGTAAGCATTTCGAGCGATGATCCTTATGCTTATGTGTCACCAAGTAATCTAAGAAATAGCGATGTCTTTACAGCAATTAATGTAATTGCTAGTGATATAGCTTCTAATCCGGTGTTGTGTGATACCGATGTAATTAACAAGATGATTAACTCCAGTCCTAACGAAACAATGGACGGCTTTCATTTCAAGTATGCACTAGCAGCTAATATGTTATTAAATGGTAATTCTTTCGCTGAAATTCTTCCGAACCATAATTTGAGATTCATTCCTAACAATCAGATGGTGGTTAGTCAAGATACCATTACCGGCAAGCTGAAATATACCTACTCACCTAACGGGAGCGTTAAACAGGTGATTCCACCTAGCAAGGTACTTCATTTCAAGTATTTCACGATTGACGGTGTAGCTGGATTAAGCCCTTTGTATGCTTTGAAAGATGAGTTAGGCGTACAGAATGCTGGTAACAAGCTGTTACTCAATTTCTTTAATAACGGGATTCATGGAACCACTGTGGTTAAAGTCAATCAAGCTGATCTTAATCCTAATAGTATTAATAACATTCGTAAGAAGTTTGATGATGCTAATAGTGGTGCTAATTCAATGAAGACAGTAGTTGTTGACGATTCAATGGACGTAAGCAGCTTGTCACTCAACACAGATGTATTAAAGTTAGTTAACTCTAATGACTGGACTACCCGTCAAATTGCCAAGGTATTTGGCCTTCCGGTTGAAAAATTAGGCCTGGAAAATGAACACAGTAACCAGCAACAAAGTAACCTGCAATATCTGCAAAGCACTTTACAGCACTACTTTGATTGTTTCACTAGCGAACTATCTAAGAAGTTTGGTAAGGACTTTACTTTTAATACCGACAAGCTGCTAAGCCTTGATCCTGCTACCATTCAACAGCAAGCAATTGACGGCTATAATAACGGCTTGCTAACCAGAAATGAAGCCCGTAGCAAGTTAGGGTTGCCACCGACTAGCGATGGTGACAGCTTTAACGATGATTCAGAGAAAGGAATGAATGAAAATAATGGAAGATCGCCGATTAACGATTAA
- a CDS encoding phage major capsid protein, with product MEDRRLTINAELRAAEPAPQPTAQPANSDKQDKTDNSPQPAKTAQNSPKKLSGYAIVWNTPSKDLGGFKEVVSPDALKGVDLSNVLMLNDHDYTQVLASVKAGTLKLTPDDKGLHFEATLPDTTTANDVFANVQAGNLDSCSFSFDVDDGSDEWNKDDQGNITRTINQIKDLFDVSVVAVPAYDSTNVNVDTRSYEQFIKGEKEKMTEKTIINNDEKTETRSFEDFIRSHGEMRDGLTTSGATAVIPEEVVTPVLELKNSKYNLAQYATVKTVSAGSGHYPIAKRNNTAVLATKEELADIADVDANMFEDVQFDVKTRAGKIALSNEVVDDSAVDIVAEVKNQLQKLVDNTDNQNIMKVLTSDTFKKEKATTTDDLKKIFNVELDPALNKMWLVNQSGFNYLDTLKDNEGRYLLQPNPTAASGFSLFGAPVVMISDTVMPNNSDGSFPLIVGDMAEAVAVFRRNQVTAQWDKFDQFAQGLSVIVRNDYKPISSDAAINISLSAGTASK from the coding sequence ATGGAAGATCGCCGATTAACGATTAACGCTGAATTGCGAGCAGCAGAACCGGCCCCACAGCCGACTGCACAGCCTGCTAACAGCGATAAGCAGGATAAGACGGATAATTCACCACAACCTGCTAAAACGGCCCAGAACAGCCCGAAGAAGCTCTCTGGTTATGCGATTGTTTGGAATACTCCCAGTAAGGATTTAGGGGGCTTCAAAGAAGTTGTATCACCGGACGCTCTTAAAGGCGTTGACCTGTCTAATGTATTGATGCTCAACGACCATGACTACACACAAGTTCTGGCAAGTGTGAAGGCTGGTACTTTGAAGTTAACCCCAGACGACAAGGGGCTTCACTTTGAAGCAACTTTACCAGATACCACAACCGCTAACGATGTATTCGCCAATGTTCAAGCTGGCAATCTGGATAGTTGTTCATTTAGTTTTGACGTTGACGATGGTTCCGACGAATGGAACAAGGACGACCAGGGAAACATTACACGGACTATTAATCAGATTAAAGATTTGTTTGATGTTTCTGTGGTTGCCGTACCTGCTTACGATTCAACTAATGTAAATGTAGACACCCGTTCATATGAACAATTTATTAAGGGGGAAAAGGAAAAAATGACTGAAAAGACTATTATTAACAATGATGAAAAGACCGAAACCCGTAGTTTTGAAGACTTTATTCGCTCTCATGGCGAAATGCGTGACGGCTTGACCACTTCCGGTGCCACCGCCGTGATTCCAGAAGAAGTCGTTACTCCTGTTCTGGAATTAAAGAACAGCAAGTATAACTTAGCTCAATACGCCACTGTAAAGACTGTTAGCGCTGGTTCAGGCCACTACCCTATTGCCAAGCGTAACAACACGGCTGTGTTAGCTACTAAGGAAGAATTAGCAGACATTGCGGACGTTGATGCTAATATGTTTGAAGACGTTCAATTTGACGTTAAGACCCGTGCTGGTAAGATTGCCCTATCCAATGAAGTAGTTGATGATTCTGCTGTTGATATTGTGGCCGAAGTTAAGAACCAACTTCAAAAGCTGGTTGATAACACTGATAACCAAAACATTATGAAGGTGCTGACTAGCGACACGTTCAAGAAGGAAAAGGCCACAACTACCGACGACTTAAAGAAGATTTTCAATGTTGAACTTGATCCAGCCTTAAACAAGATGTGGTTAGTTAATCAATCTGGTTTCAACTACCTTGATACTTTGAAGGATAATGAAGGACGTTACCTGTTACAACCTAACCCTACTGCCGCTAGTGGTTTCTCACTGTTTGGTGCCCCTGTGGTTATGATCAGTGATACCGTTATGCCTAACAATTCCGATGGTTCATTCCCATTAATCGTTGGTGACATGGCCGAAGCCGTTGCCGTATTCCGCCGTAACCAAGTAACCGCTCAATGGGATAAGTTCGACCAATTCGCCCAAGGCTTATCTGTGATCGTACGTAATGACTACAAGCCTATTTCAAGCGATGCGGCAATTAACATTTCTCTTTCTGCTGGCACGGCAAGTAAGTAA
- a CDS encoding head-tail connector protein gives MTETSNNPIGITVDTIKDALRIDGSNDDALIQGYIDTAKDYVSNAVGESVPMNGDTKYNLAVILLVQFWYSNRTIDMKQTPYQVRSLIQQLRGEYWQ, from the coding sequence ATGACAGAAACAAGTAATAATCCGATTGGAATTACAGTAGACACCATTAAAGATGCCTTACGAATTGATGGAAGCAATGACGATGCCTTGATTCAAGGGTATATCGACACTGCCAAAGACTATGTATCGAATGCTGTAGGTGAAAGTGTACCAATGAATGGTGACACCAAGTACAATTTAGCAGTAATTCTGCTAGTTCAATTCTGGTATAGCAACCGTACTATTGACATGAAACAAACACCATACCAAGTTCGTTCACTGATTCAACAATTGCGTGGCGAATACTGGCAATAG
- a CDS encoding ribonuclease H family protein, with translation MTRKYYAVKRGRTPGIYTTWAECQRQVSGFSGAVYKSFASRQQALAWLQQTQPRQHRPQQLQLTLDDQARPTQPAAIKLYTDGGSRNHGNKRGQHVKANDKAAWAYLIEYRGAQQTGTGGEYGATNNKMEVLALINALQFLLDHRLNNETIAATLDSHYVLDPITKGWLYGWQRRGWRTASGSPVANAEQWQQLLRLLPRFAHLSFQWTKGHADNQGNNVVDGLLNQTMDKM, from the coding sequence ATGACAAGAAAGTACTATGCGGTCAAACGGGGCCGAACGCCCGGAATCTATACCACCTGGGCGGAATGTCAGCGCCAGGTGAGTGGTTTTTCCGGCGCGGTCTACAAGAGCTTTGCCAGTCGCCAACAAGCCCTGGCCTGGCTGCAGCAGACCCAGCCAAGGCAACACCGTCCACAGCAGCTGCAGCTAACGCTGGATGACCAGGCTCGCCCAACACAGCCGGCAGCGATCAAACTGTATACCGACGGGGGCTCCCGCAACCATGGCAATAAGCGGGGCCAGCACGTCAAGGCAAACGACAAGGCGGCCTGGGCCTACCTGATCGAGTACCGGGGCGCTCAACAAACTGGGACGGGCGGCGAATATGGTGCCACCAACAACAAGATGGAAGTCCTGGCCCTGATAAATGCTTTGCAGTTTCTGCTGGACCACCGGCTTAATAATGAGACGATCGCGGCCACCTTGGATTCGCACTATGTCTTGGATCCGATCACAAAGGGCTGGCTTTACGGCTGGCAGCGCCGGGGCTGGCGAACCGCTTCCGGCTCACCGGTGGCCAACGCTGAGCAGTGGCAGCAGCTGCTGCGCCTCTTGCCACGATTTGCCCACTTGTCCTTTCAATGGACGAAGGGGCACGCGGATAACCAGGGAAACAATGTCGTGGACGGCCTGCTAAATCAAACAATGGACAAAATGTAA
- a CDS encoding hydroxymethylglutaryl-CoA synthase, producing the protein MKIGIDEMAFATTDQYIDLRELAKRRGDEPDKYTIGIGQDQQAVVPPTQDIVTLGAAAAEKLLNPTNIKNISTIIVATESGIDNSKASAIYIKHLLGLNDFVRTVELKEACYSGTAAIQFARGLVALNPQETVLVIAADIARYGLNTPGEVTQGAGAVAMLIGANPHVLAIEPTAVSYSKDIMDFWRPLYATEAMVDGKYSTNVYIDFFLQTFTRYQQLTGRKLEDFAGLAFHLPFTKMGKKALEALLGQRTDPTAQRMRKQLTAEQAYCRQVGNLYTGSLYLGLMSMLQNGRIQAGDRLGLFSYGSGAEGEFYTGIVQAGFATYLNDIQADLDARHQVSIDEYERLFNAQLGMNSADQQFDLAGDQLPFVLAGQRDHQRIYQRNQ; encoded by the coding sequence ATGAAGATTGGAATCGATGAGATGGCCTTTGCGACCACGGATCAGTACATTGATCTGCGTGAGCTAGCGAAAAGACGCGGTGACGAGCCCGATAAGTACACAATCGGCATCGGCCAGGATCAGCAGGCGGTGGTTCCACCCACTCAGGACATCGTCACCCTGGGGGCAGCAGCGGCCGAAAAGCTGTTGAATCCCACCAACATAAAAAATATTTCGACGATCATTGTGGCCACCGAATCCGGGATCGATAATTCAAAGGCTAGCGCGATCTACATTAAACATCTGCTGGGTTTGAACGATTTTGTGCGGACCGTGGAACTCAAGGAAGCCTGTTATTCCGGGACCGCGGCCATTCAGTTTGCTCGCGGACTGGTGGCGCTAAACCCACAGGAAACGGTGCTGGTTATCGCGGCCGACATTGCTCGCTATGGCCTGAATACCCCTGGGGAAGTGACACAGGGGGCCGGGGCCGTGGCCATGCTGATCGGTGCCAACCCGCACGTTTTGGCGATTGAGCCGACGGCGGTTTCCTATAGCAAGGACATCATGGATTTCTGGCGGCCACTCTACGCCACCGAGGCAATGGTGGACGGGAAATACTCGACCAACGTCTACATCGACTTCTTCTTGCAGACCTTTACCCGCTACCAGCAGCTGACCGGTCGAAAGCTGGAGGACTTCGCCGGCCTGGCCTTCCACCTGCCGTTCACCAAAATGGGGAAGAAGGCGCTGGAGGCACTGCTGGGGCAACGGACCGACCCGACTGCTCAGCGGATGCGGAAGCAGTTGACCGCCGAGCAGGCCTACTGTCGGCAGGTCGGCAACCTCTACACCGGTTCACTTTACCTGGGCTTGATGTCGATGCTGCAAAACGGCCGGATTCAAGCCGGCGATCGGCTGGGGCTATTTAGCTATGGTTCCGGGGCCGAGGGCGAATTCTATACTGGAATTGTCCAGGCCGGCTTTGCCACTTACCTGAATGATATCCAAGCCGATCTGGACGCGCGCCACCAGGTTTCAATTGATGAATACGAACGACTTTTCAACGCCCAGCTGGGGATGAATTCTGCAGACCAGCAGTTTGATCTGGCAGGCGATCAGCTGCCATTCGTGCTGGCGGGGCAAAGGGATCACCAGCGAATCTACCAACGCAACCAATAA
- the lexA gene encoding transcriptional repressor LexA: MPRAAKNKQMAVLSYIHKQVTEHGYPPTVREICSAVGLSSTSTVHGHITRLIDKGFLRKDSAKPRALEITPKGLDLLGVKPLQTKIPVLGVVTAGQPILAVQDATDFFPIPPSIQDNNDLFMLTIRGTSMIKAGILNGDQVIVRKQSTAKNGDIVIAMNDDNEATCKRFFKEKTRFRLQPENDTMAPIFLQNVKILGKVVGLFRDHIF; encoded by the coding sequence ATGCCAAGAGCTGCTAAAAACAAACAAATGGCGGTCTTAAGCTACATCCACAAGCAAGTCACCGAACACGGCTATCCGCCGACGGTTCGGGAGATCTGCAGTGCGGTGGGCCTATCATCGACATCAACCGTCCACGGACACATTACCCGCCTAATTGACAAGGGCTTTTTACGCAAGGATTCAGCGAAGCCCCGGGCGCTCGAGATCACGCCTAAGGGGCTGGACCTGCTCGGTGTTAAGCCACTGCAGACCAAGATTCCCGTCCTGGGGGTTGTTACCGCCGGGCAGCCAATCTTGGCGGTCCAAGACGCCACGGACTTCTTCCCAATCCCGCCTTCGATTCAGGACAACAATGACCTCTTCATGCTGACAATTCGTGGAACTAGTATGATCAAGGCCGGGATTCTGAATGGCGATCAGGTAATCGTTCGCAAGCAATCCACGGCAAAGAATGGTGACATCGTAATCGCGATGAACGACGACAACGAAGCCACCTGCAAGCGGTTCTTCAAAGAAAAGACCCGCTTCCGCCTTCAACCGGAGAACGACACCATGGCACCGATTTTCCTGCAAAACGTTAAAATCCTCGGCAAGGTCGTCGGACTCTTCCGTGATCATATCTTTTAA
- a CDS encoding DUF896 domain-containing protein, with amino-acid sequence MTESKEQDELLKRINELAHKNKTEGLTEPETRERERLRREYIKNFRKAMRSNIEMMRIFDKNGKEVTPEKVRQIQRKKGLRDD; translated from the coding sequence ATGACTGAATCAAAGGAACAGGATGAGCTGTTAAAGCGCATCAATGAATTGGCCCACAAGAACAAGACGGAGGGGCTGACTGAACCGGAAACCCGGGAACGGGAACGGCTGCGGCGCGAATACATTAAGAATTTCCGTAAAGCAATGCGGAGCAACATCGAAATGATGCGGATCTTTGACAAGAACGGCAAGGAAGTTACTCCCGAAAAGGTTCGTCAGATTCAACGCAAAAAAGGCCTGCGCGACGATTAA
- a CDS encoding YneF family protein, translating into MTILWTILGLLVGLVVGFFGARKYMENYLRNNPPISEEMLRTMMLQMGQKPSSRKLHQMMQTMKTQARKANRK; encoded by the coding sequence ATGACAATTTTATGGACCATCCTGGGATTACTGGTTGGCCTGGTTGTCGGTTTCTTCGGCGCCCGTAAGTACATGGAAAATTACCTTCGTAATAATCCACCAATTTCTGAAGAAATGCTGCGGACAATGATGCTTCAGATGGGACAGAAGCCTTCGAGCCGGAAGCTTCACCAGATGATGCAGACCATGAAGACACAAGCGCGGAAAGCAAACCGCAAGTAA
- a CDS encoding lysophospholipid acyltransferase family protein, translating to MLYNFLVKIVNPLLNLINGRAKIYNRENLPEGNYVVVAPHRTWMDPVLIALAIWPKKFSFMAKKELFENPLANKFLRALNAFPVDRKNPGPSVIKTPVKMLRKTDLSTIIFPTGSRYSAKLKGGAVVIAKMAGVPLVPVVYQGPLKFGQLFSRKPRNIAFGKPIYIDRKLRLTDENQAKIEREMQDAFDQLDAQINPDFHYIMPPKPKDDNF from the coding sequence ATGCTTTATAATTTTCTAGTAAAAATTGTCAATCCGCTGCTCAACCTGATCAACGGTCGGGCAAAGATTTATAATCGTGAGAACCTGCCGGAGGGGAACTACGTGGTCGTCGCTCCCCACCGCACCTGGATGGATCCGGTCCTGATTGCCCTGGCGATCTGGCCGAAGAAATTCAGTTTCATGGCCAAGAAGGAACTGTTTGAAAACCCGCTCGCCAATAAATTTCTCCGGGCCCTCAACGCCTTCCCGGTCGACCGGAAGAATCCGGGGCCGTCGGTGATCAAGACACCAGTCAAAATGCTGCGCAAGACTGACCTGTCAACGATCATTTTCCCAACTGGCTCACGCTACTCAGCCAAGCTCAAGGGCGGTGCGGTTGTGATTGCCAAGATGGCTGGCGTCCCCCTCGTACCCGTGGTTTACCAGGGACCGCTGAAATTTGGGCAACTTTTCAGTCGCAAGCCCCGCAACATTGCCTTTGGCAAGCCGATCTACATCGATCGCAAGCTGCGGCTGACAGACGAGAATCAGGCCAAGATCGAACGGGAAATGCAGGATGCCTTTGACCAGCTCGATGCACAAATCAACCCTGATTTTCATTACATCATGCCACCCAAGCCTAAGGATGATAATTTCTAA
- a CDS encoding tRNA1(Val) (adenine(37)-N6)-methyltransferase, which translates to MEPSSLLKDDERIDQLYSQDVQIIQSPSCFAFSLDAVLLADFVRENHRHKLKTVDLCAGNGAIGLFLHNKLGGTFTEVELQPRIADMAKRSIELNGLGDRYRVLNMDIKDVFTQVPKDSADVVLCNPPYFSVTAKSQKNPNRYLALARHEIATNLQTVAQQMSGLLKMNGHGYLVHRPDRLTEILTTMQEWRLVPKRLRLIHPKAQRDANMLLLEVIKDGKPGGLKVVPPLVVSGDDGEYLPEVQKLLYGQQ; encoded by the coding sequence ATGGAACCATCATCACTATTAAAGGACGATGAGCGCATCGACCAACTCTACAGCCAGGACGTCCAGATCATTCAGAGCCCGAGCTGCTTTGCCTTTTCACTGGATGCGGTTCTGCTCGCCGACTTTGTGCGGGAAAATCATCGTCACAAGCTGAAGACGGTCGATCTTTGTGCCGGCAACGGGGCGATTGGTCTCTTCCTGCATAATAAGCTTGGCGGAACCTTTACCGAGGTCGAGCTGCAGCCGCGAATCGCGGACATGGCCAAGCGCAGCATTGAGCTCAACGGCCTGGGTGATCGCTACCGGGTGCTGAACATGGACATCAAGGACGTCTTCACCCAGGTTCCTAAGGATTCGGCCGACGTGGTGCTGTGCAACCCGCCCTACTTCTCGGTGACGGCCAAAAGTCAGAAAAACCCGAATCGCTACCTGGCCCTGGCCCGTCATGAGATCGCAACTAACCTGCAAACGGTGGCCCAGCAGATGAGCGGCCTGTTAAAGATGAACGGTCACGGGTACCTGGTTCACCGGCCGGACCGGTTGACCGAAATCCTGACGACGATGCAAGAATGGCGGCTAGTTCCCAAACGATTACGCCTGATTCATCCCAAGGCTCAGCGCGACGCCAACATGCTTCTCCTGGAGGTCATTAAGGACGGCAAGCCGGGTGGATTAAAGGTCGTGCCGCCACTGGTTGTCAGCGGGGACGATGGGGAGTATTTGCCGGAGGTGCAAAAACTGCTTTATGGCCAGCAGTAA
- a CDS encoding GIY-YIG nuclease family protein, giving the protein MASSKYYIYVLYCADDTLYCGFTNDVARRFATHQSYRGAKYTRVHRRHPLRLIYQEEFASKHAAMSAEYHFKHLPRASKVRYLKEHGVSVSKYYRINHHQPI; this is encoded by the coding sequence ATGGCCAGCAGTAAGTACTACATTTACGTTTTATACTGCGCCGACGACACGCTCTATTGTGGTTTTACCAATGACGTTGCCCGGCGCTTTGCCACCCACCAATCCTACCGCGGCGCCAAGTACACCCGCGTGCACCGGCGGCATCCGCTGCGCCTGATTTACCAGGAGGAGTTTGCCAGCAAGCACGCTGCCATGAGTGCCGAGTATCATTTTAAACACCTGCCTCGCGCCTCCAAGGTTCGCTACCTTAAAGAACACGGGGTGAGCGTCAGCAAATACTACCGAATCAACCACCATCAGCCAATTTAA
- the rpsB gene encoding 30S ribosomal protein S2: MSVVTMKQLLEAGVHFGHQTRRWNPKMEEYIFTERNGIYIIDLQKTVKMIDTAYNYVKDVAAKGGVVLFVGTKKQAQDSIEEEATRAGQYYVNHRWLGGTLTNWKTIQSRIARLKELKKMSEDGTFDVLPKKEVAVLTKQREKLERFLGGIEDMPRIPDVMYIVDPHKEQIAVHEAQKLHIPIVAMVDTNTDPDDIDYVIPSNDDAIRAVRLITSKMADAVVEGKQGQDDTQQASDEAAEDNAEDTTVSEDSLQNLKNSVEGKD; the protein is encoded by the coding sequence ATGTCTGTTGTTACTATGAAGCAATTGCTTGAAGCCGGTGTCCACTTCGGTCACCAGACTCGTCGTTGGAACCCAAAGATGGAAGAATACATCTTCACTGAACGGAACGGTATCTACATCATTGACCTGCAGAAGACGGTCAAGATGATCGACACTGCTTACAACTACGTGAAGGACGTTGCTGCTAAGGGCGGCGTTGTTCTCTTTGTTGGTACCAAGAAGCAGGCTCAGGATTCCATCGAAGAAGAAGCTACCCGTGCCGGCCAGTACTACGTTAACCACCGTTGGTTAGGTGGTACCCTGACCAACTGGAAGACCATCCAGTCCCGGATTGCTCGTCTGAAGGAACTCAAGAAGATGAGCGAAGACGGTACCTTTGACGTTCTGCCAAAGAAGGAAGTTGCTGTTCTGACTAAGCAACGCGAAAAGCTGGAACGGTTCCTGGGCGGGATCGAAGACATGCCACGGATCCCAGATGTAATGTACATCGTTGACCCACACAAGGAACAAATCGCCGTTCACGAAGCACAAAAGCTGCACATCCCGATCGTTGCCATGGTCGACACCAACACTGACCCAGATGACATCGACTACGTAATTCCATCAAACGATGATGCTATTCGTGCCGTTCGTCTGATCACTTCAAAGATGGCTGATGCCGTTGTTGAAGGTAAGCAGGGTCAAGACGACACGCAACAAGCAAGCGACGAAGCTGCTGAAGACAACGCCGAAGACACGACTGTTAGCGAAGATTCTCTGCAGAACCTGAAGAACAGTGTCGAAGGTAAGGACTAA
- the tsf gene encoding translation elongation factor Ts, translated as MAEIKAAQVMELRKKSGAGIMDAKKALVASDGDMDKAMDYLREKGIAKAAKKSSRVAAEGLADIAVNGNTAAIVELNSETDFVAASEPFKALLKEVTKLISENKPANVEEALAIKTANGTLNDDIISTTQKTGEKVSLRRFTVVEKNDGDSFGAYLHQGGQIAALVVLEGANEATAKDVAMHVAAINPEFMTREEVSQDRLDHERAVFKEETLNEGKPEKIVDKIVEGRLNKFLSQICLADQDFVKNPDQTVAEYVAANDGKLKSFIRYEVGEGIEKKQDDFAQEVKDQMN; from the coding sequence ATGGCTGAAATTAAAGCTGCTCAAGTTATGGAATTACGGAAGAAGTCCGGTGCCGGAATCATGGATGCCAAGAAGGCATTGGTTGCCAGCGACGGCGACATGGACAAGGCAATGGACTACCTGCGTGAAAAGGGGATTGCCAAGGCTGCTAAGAAGAGCAGTCGGGTTGCTGCGGAAGGTCTGGCTGACATCGCGGTTAACGGCAACACTGCTGCCATCGTTGAACTGAACTCCGAAACGGACTTCGTGGCTGCTAGTGAACCATTCAAGGCCCTGCTGAAGGAAGTTACCAAGCTGATCAGCGAAAACAAGCCTGCCAACGTTGAAGAAGCACTGGCCATCAAGACGGCCAACGGGACGCTGAACGACGACATCATCAGCACCACCCAAAAGACCGGTGAAAAGGTTAGCCTGCGGCGGTTTACTGTCGTTGAAAAGAACGACGGCGACAGCTTCGGTGCTTACCTGCACCAGGGTGGCCAAATTGCAGCCTTAGTTGTTCTGGAAGGTGCTAATGAAGCCACTGCCAAGGACGTTGCAATGCACGTTGCTGCCATTAACCCTGAATTCATGACTCGTGAAGAAGTTTCTCAAGACCGGCTGGACCACGAACGTGCCGTCTTCAAGGAAGAAACGCTGAACGAAGGCAAGCCTGAAAAGATCGTTGACAAGATTGTCGAAGGTCGGCTCAACAAGTTCCTGTCCCAGATCTGCCTGGCCGACCAGGACTTTGTTAAGAACCCAGACCAAACGGTTGCTGAATACGTTGCTGCCAATGACGGTAAGCTGAAGTCCTTCATCCGTTACGAAGTCGGTGAAGGGATTGAAAAGAAGCAGGATGACTTCGCTCAAGAAGTTAAGGACCAAATGAACTAA
- the pyrH gene encoding UMP kinase: MANIKYNRVILKLSGEALAGEKGFGINPPVLKDVAKELKAVHDLGVQIAIVVGGGNMWRGVTGEQLGMERAQADYIGMLATIMNGLSLQDALESIDVPTRVQTSIEMRQIAEPYIRRKAIRHLEKNRIVIFAGGTGSPYFSTDTTAALRAAEINADAILMGKNGVDGVYSADPNKDPEAAKFDHLTHMDLIEKNLHVMDTTASSLSMDNHIPLVVFNLNTPGNIMKVVTGQHVGTTIEGD, from the coding sequence ATGGCTAATATTAAGTATAATCGTGTAATCCTTAAGCTTAGCGGCGAAGCACTGGCCGGTGAAAAGGGCTTCGGCATTAATCCACCCGTCTTAAAGGACGTTGCCAAGGAATTGAAGGCAGTTCACGACCTCGGCGTTCAGATTGCCATCGTTGTCGGTGGTGGTAACATGTGGCGGGGCGTGACCGGTGAACAGCTGGGGATGGAACGGGCCCAGGCCGATTACATCGGGATGCTGGCCACTATTATGAACGGTCTTTCCCTGCAGGATGCCCTGGAATCAATCGACGTGCCAACCCGGGTTCAGACCTCGATTGAAATGCGGCAGATTGCCGAACCATATATCCGGCGCAAGGCCATCCGGCACCTGGAAAAGAACCGGATCGTGATCTTTGCCGGTGGCACGGGGAGCCCATACTTTTCTACTGACACCACGGCAGCATTGCGGGCCGCTGAAATCAACGCCGATGCAATCCTGATGGGAAAGAACGGCGTCGACGGCGTTTACTCTGCCGACCCGAACAAGGATCCCGAAGCCGCTAAGTTTGACCACCTGACCCACATGGATCTGATTGAAAAGAACCTGCACGTGATGGATACGACTGCTAGTTCGCTGTCGATGGACAACCACATTCCGTTGGTCGTCTTCAATCTCAACACGCCAGGAAACATTATGAAGGTCGTTACCGGCCAGCACGTCGGCACGACCATTGAGGGGGACTAA